A stretch of Triticum aestivum cultivar Chinese Spring chromosome 1D, IWGSC CS RefSeq v2.1, whole genome shotgun sequence DNA encodes these proteins:
- the LOC123180880 gene encoding transcription initiation factor IIF subunit alpha isoform X3 (The sequence of the model RefSeq protein was modified relative to this genomic sequence to represent the inferred CDS: added 68 bases not found in genome assembly), producing the protein MPETDDAPVRVRVSPRVIRKMKWKWRKYYVEPNPFPFHFANHPRRDPDPDRSIIRLRHLNPPSVPRRPPLIPAAMGSVDLVLKPACEGCGSTSDLYGTGCKHTTLCSSCGKSMALSRARCLVCSAPITNLIREYNVRANASTDKAFSIGRFVTGLPPFSKKKNAENKWSLHKEGLQGRQLTDKMLEKYNRKPWILEDETGQYQFQGHMEGSQSATATYYLLMLHGKEFHAFPAGSWYNFSKVAQYKQLTLEEAEEKMNKRKTSATGYERWMMKAATNGPAAFGSDMMKLEPANDGEKESARHKKGKDNEEGNNSDKGEENEEEEAARKDRLGLSKRGMDDDEEGGKDLDFDLDDDIEKGDDWEHEETFTDDDEAVDIDPEERADLAPEIPAPPEIKQDDEENEEEGGLSKSGKELKKLLGRSSGQNESDADDDDEEDDQDDESSPVLAPKQTDQPKDEPVDNSPAKPTPSSGHARSTPPASKSKQKRKSGGDDAKASSGAASKKAKDTKTSSIKEETPSSSKPTPKASASSRSANVSPVTEDEIRTVLLAVAPVTTQDLVSRFKSRLRGPEDKNAFAEILKKISKIQKTNGHNYVVLREDKK; encoded by the exons gaAATGGAGGAAGTACTATGTTGAGCCGAACCCATTTCCATTTCATTTTGCGAATCACCCTCGGCGAGACCCGGACCCGGACCGGAGCATCATCCGTCTCCGGCATCTTAACCCGCCGTCCGTGCCCCGTCGCCCACCGCTCATCCCCGCCGCGATGGGGAGCGTAGACCTGGTGCTGAAGCCGGCGTGCGAGGGCTGCGGCTCCACGTCGGACCTCTACGGCACTGGGTGCAAGCACACCACGCTCTGTAGCTCCTGCGGCAAGTCCATGGCGCTTTCCCGCGCCCGATGCCTCGTCTGCTCTGCGCCCATCACGAACCTCATCCGG GAATACAATGTGCGGGCAAATGCCAGCACAGATAAGGCATTCTCTATTGGAAGATTTGTAACTGGTTTGCCGCCATTCTCAAAGAAAAAGAATGCTGAGAACAAATGGTCTCTTCATAAAGAAGGCCTGCAAGGACGGCAGCTTACTGACAAAATGCTG GAGAAATACAACAGGAAGCCATGGATTTTGGAAGATGAAACTGGTCAATATCAGTTTCAAGGTCATATGGAGGGATCACAGTCAGCAACAGCTACATACTATTTGTTAATGTTGCATGGCAAGGAATTTCACGCATTTCCTGCTGGTTCCTG GTATAACTTCAGTAAAGTTGCGCAGTACAAGCAGCTGACTCTGGAAGAGGCCGAGGAGAAGATGAATAAGAGAAAGACTAGTGCAACTGGTTATGAACGTTGGATGATGAAAGCAGCTACAAATGGGCCAGCTGCctttggttcagatatgatgaaacTTGAGCCTGCTAACGATGGGGAAAAAGAAAGTGCTCGTCATAAGAAGGGGAAAGATAATGAGGAGGGTAATAATTCTGATAAAGGTGAGGAGAATGAAGAAGAGGAAGCCGCTCGTAAAGATAGGCTCGGGCTCTCTAAAAGGGGCATGGATGACGATGAGGAAGGTGGAAAAGATCTAGATTTTGATTTGGATGATGACATTGAGAAAG GTGATGACTGGGAACATGAAGAAACATTCACCGATGATGACGAGGCTGTGGATATTGACCCAGAGGAGCGGGCAGATTTAGCTCCTGAAATTCCTGCTCCACCTGAAATTAAGCAG GATGATGAAGAGAATGAGGAAGAAGGTGGCCTGAGCAAGTCAGGAAAGGAATTAAAGAAGCTGCTTGGTCGTTCTTCTGGACAAAATGAGTcggatgccgatgatgatgatgaagaagatgat CAGGATGATGAGTCATCTCCAGTGCTTGCTCCAAAGCAGACGGATCAACCAAAAGATGAACCTGTTGATAACAGCCCAGCCAAACCTACACCTTCATCAGGACATGCTCGTAGTACACCTCCTGCATCGAAATCCAAGCAAAAGAGGAAATCAGGTGGTGATGATGCCAAAGCATCTAGCGGTGCAGCTTCAAAGAAAGCAAAG GATACAAAAACATCAAGTATCAAAGAGGAGACACCATCTTCCTCAAAACCtacaccaaaggcctctgcttcatCAAGAAGTGCCAATGTATCTCCTGTGACAGAGGATGAGATCAGGACTGTTCTTCTTGCAGTGGCTCCTGTCACTACACAAGATTTAGTCTCCAGATTTAAGTCTAGACTACGAGGTCCAGAG GACAAGAACGCCTTTGCTGAAATTCTGAAGAAAATTTCGAAAATACAGAAGACTAATGGCCACAACTATGTTGTCCTTAGAGAGGATAAGAAATGA
- the LOC123180880 gene encoding transcription initiation factor IIF subunit alpha isoform X2 (The sequence of the model RefSeq protein was modified relative to this genomic sequence to represent the inferred CDS: added 68 bases not found in genome assembly), with amino-acid sequence MPETDDAPVRVRVSPRVIRKMKWKWRKYYVEPNPFPFHFANHPRRDPDPDRSIIRLRHLNPPSVPRRPPLIPAAMGSVDLVLKPACEGCGSTSDLYGTGCKHTTLCSSCGKSMALSRARCLVCSAPITNLIREYNVRANASTDKAFSIGRFVTGLPPFSKKKNAENKWSLHKEGLQGRQLTDKMLEKYNRKPWILEDETGQYQFQGHMEGSQSATATYYLLMLHGKEFHAFPAGSWYNFSKVAQYKQLTLEEAEEKMNKRKTSATGYERWMMKAATNGPAAFGSDMMKLEPANDGEKESARHKKGKDNEEGNNSDKGEENEEEEAARKDRLGLSKRGMDDDEEGGKDLDFDLDDDIEKGDDWEHEETFTDDDEAVDIDPEERADLAPEIPAPPEIKQDDEENEEEGGLSKSGKELKKLLGRSSGQNESDADDDDEEDDDDESSPVLAPKQTDQPKDEPVDNSPAKPTPSSGHARSTPPASKSKQKRKSGGDDAKASSGAASKKAKVESDTKTSSIKEETPSSSKPTPKASASSRSANVSPVTEDEIRTVLLAVAPVTTQDLVSRFKSRLRGPEDKNAFAEILKKISKIQKTNGHNYVVLREDKK; translated from the exons gaAATGGAGGAAGTACTATGTTGAGCCGAACCCATTTCCATTTCATTTTGCGAATCACCCTCGGCGAGACCCGGACCCGGACCGGAGCATCATCCGTCTCCGGCATCTTAACCCGCCGTCCGTGCCCCGTCGCCCACCGCTCATCCCCGCCGCGATGGGGAGCGTAGACCTGGTGCTGAAGCCGGCGTGCGAGGGCTGCGGCTCCACGTCGGACCTCTACGGCACTGGGTGCAAGCACACCACGCTCTGTAGCTCCTGCGGCAAGTCCATGGCGCTTTCCCGCGCCCGATGCCTCGTCTGCTCTGCGCCCATCACGAACCTCATCCGG GAATACAATGTGCGGGCAAATGCCAGCACAGATAAGGCATTCTCTATTGGAAGATTTGTAACTGGTTTGCCGCCATTCTCAAAGAAAAAGAATGCTGAGAACAAATGGTCTCTTCATAAAGAAGGCCTGCAAGGACGGCAGCTTACTGACAAAATGCTG GAGAAATACAACAGGAAGCCATGGATTTTGGAAGATGAAACTGGTCAATATCAGTTTCAAGGTCATATGGAGGGATCACAGTCAGCAACAGCTACATACTATTTGTTAATGTTGCATGGCAAGGAATTTCACGCATTTCCTGCTGGTTCCTG GTATAACTTCAGTAAAGTTGCGCAGTACAAGCAGCTGACTCTGGAAGAGGCCGAGGAGAAGATGAATAAGAGAAAGACTAGTGCAACTGGTTATGAACGTTGGATGATGAAAGCAGCTACAAATGGGCCAGCTGCctttggttcagatatgatgaaacTTGAGCCTGCTAACGATGGGGAAAAAGAAAGTGCTCGTCATAAGAAGGGGAAAGATAATGAGGAGGGTAATAATTCTGATAAAGGTGAGGAGAATGAAGAAGAGGAAGCCGCTCGTAAAGATAGGCTCGGGCTCTCTAAAAGGGGCATGGATGACGATGAGGAAGGTGGAAAAGATCTAGATTTTGATTTGGATGATGACATTGAGAAAG GTGATGACTGGGAACATGAAGAAACATTCACCGATGATGACGAGGCTGTGGATATTGACCCAGAGGAGCGGGCAGATTTAGCTCCTGAAATTCCTGCTCCACCTGAAATTAAGCAG GATGATGAAGAGAATGAGGAAGAAGGTGGCCTGAGCAAGTCAGGAAAGGAATTAAAGAAGCTGCTTGGTCGTTCTTCTGGACAAAATGAGTcggatgccgatgatgatgatgaagaagatgat GATGATGAGTCATCTCCAGTGCTTGCTCCAAAGCAGACGGATCAACCAAAAGATGAACCTGTTGATAACAGCCCAGCCAAACCTACACCTTCATCAGGACATGCTCGTAGTACACCTCCTGCATCGAAATCCAAGCAAAAGAGGAAATCAGGTGGTGATGATGCCAAAGCATCTAGCGGTGCAGCTTCAAAGAAAGCAAAGGTGGAATCT GATACAAAAACATCAAGTATCAAAGAGGAGACACCATCTTCCTCAAAACCtacaccaaaggcctctgcttcatCAAGAAGTGCCAATGTATCTCCTGTGACAGAGGATGAGATCAGGACTGTTCTTCTTGCAGTGGCTCCTGTCACTACACAAGATTTAGTCTCCAGATTTAAGTCTAGACTACGAGGTCCAGAG GACAAGAACGCCTTTGCTGAAATTCTGAAGAAAATTTCGAAAATACAGAAGACTAATGGCCACAACTATGTTGTCCTTAGAGAGGATAAGAAATGA
- the LOC123180880 gene encoding transcription initiation factor IIF subunit alpha isoform X4 (The sequence of the model RefSeq protein was modified relative to this genomic sequence to represent the inferred CDS: added 68 bases not found in genome assembly) encodes MPETDDAPVRVRVSPRVIRKMKWKWRKYYVEPNPFPFHFANHPRRDPDPDRSIIRLRHLNPPSVPRRPPLIPAAMGSVDLVLKPACEGCGSTSDLYGTGCKHTTLCSSCGKSMALSRARCLVCSAPITNLIREYNVRANASTDKAFSIGRFVTGLPPFSKKKNAENKWSLHKEGLQGRQLTDKMLEKYNRKPWILEDETGQYQFQGHMEGSQSATATYYLLMLHGKEFHAFPAGSWYNFSKVAQYKQLTLEEAEEKMNKRKTSATGYERWMMKAATNGPAAFGSDMMKLEPANDGEKESARHKKGKDNEEGNNSDKGEENEEEEAARKDRLGLSKRGMDDDEEGGKDLDFDLDDDIEKGDDWEHEETFTDDDEAVDIDPEERADLAPEIPAPPEIKQDDEENEEEGGLSKSGKELKKLLGRSSGQNESDADDDDEEDDDDESSPVLAPKQTDQPKDEPVDNSPAKPTPSSGHARSTPPASKSKQKRKSGGDDAKASSGAASKKAKDTKTSSIKEETPSSSKPTPKASASSRSANVSPVTEDEIRTVLLAVAPVTTQDLVSRFKSRLRGPEDKNAFAEILKKISKIQKTNGHNYVVLREDKK; translated from the exons gaAATGGAGGAAGTACTATGTTGAGCCGAACCCATTTCCATTTCATTTTGCGAATCACCCTCGGCGAGACCCGGACCCGGACCGGAGCATCATCCGTCTCCGGCATCTTAACCCGCCGTCCGTGCCCCGTCGCCCACCGCTCATCCCCGCCGCGATGGGGAGCGTAGACCTGGTGCTGAAGCCGGCGTGCGAGGGCTGCGGCTCCACGTCGGACCTCTACGGCACTGGGTGCAAGCACACCACGCTCTGTAGCTCCTGCGGCAAGTCCATGGCGCTTTCCCGCGCCCGATGCCTCGTCTGCTCTGCGCCCATCACGAACCTCATCCGG GAATACAATGTGCGGGCAAATGCCAGCACAGATAAGGCATTCTCTATTGGAAGATTTGTAACTGGTTTGCCGCCATTCTCAAAGAAAAAGAATGCTGAGAACAAATGGTCTCTTCATAAAGAAGGCCTGCAAGGACGGCAGCTTACTGACAAAATGCTG GAGAAATACAACAGGAAGCCATGGATTTTGGAAGATGAAACTGGTCAATATCAGTTTCAAGGTCATATGGAGGGATCACAGTCAGCAACAGCTACATACTATTTGTTAATGTTGCATGGCAAGGAATTTCACGCATTTCCTGCTGGTTCCTG GTATAACTTCAGTAAAGTTGCGCAGTACAAGCAGCTGACTCTGGAAGAGGCCGAGGAGAAGATGAATAAGAGAAAGACTAGTGCAACTGGTTATGAACGTTGGATGATGAAAGCAGCTACAAATGGGCCAGCTGCctttggttcagatatgatgaaacTTGAGCCTGCTAACGATGGGGAAAAAGAAAGTGCTCGTCATAAGAAGGGGAAAGATAATGAGGAGGGTAATAATTCTGATAAAGGTGAGGAGAATGAAGAAGAGGAAGCCGCTCGTAAAGATAGGCTCGGGCTCTCTAAAAGGGGCATGGATGACGATGAGGAAGGTGGAAAAGATCTAGATTTTGATTTGGATGATGACATTGAGAAAG GTGATGACTGGGAACATGAAGAAACATTCACCGATGATGACGAGGCTGTGGATATTGACCCAGAGGAGCGGGCAGATTTAGCTCCTGAAATTCCTGCTCCACCTGAAATTAAGCAG GATGATGAAGAGAATGAGGAAGAAGGTGGCCTGAGCAAGTCAGGAAAGGAATTAAAGAAGCTGCTTGGTCGTTCTTCTGGACAAAATGAGTcggatgccgatgatgatgatgaagaagatgat GATGATGAGTCATCTCCAGTGCTTGCTCCAAAGCAGACGGATCAACCAAAAGATGAACCTGTTGATAACAGCCCAGCCAAACCTACACCTTCATCAGGACATGCTCGTAGTACACCTCCTGCATCGAAATCCAAGCAAAAGAGGAAATCAGGTGGTGATGATGCCAAAGCATCTAGCGGTGCAGCTTCAAAGAAAGCAAAG GATACAAAAACATCAAGTATCAAAGAGGAGACACCATCTTCCTCAAAACCtacaccaaaggcctctgcttcatCAAGAAGTGCCAATGTATCTCCTGTGACAGAGGATGAGATCAGGACTGTTCTTCTTGCAGTGGCTCCTGTCACTACACAAGATTTAGTCTCCAGATTTAAGTCTAGACTACGAGGTCCAGAG GACAAGAACGCCTTTGCTGAAATTCTGAAGAAAATTTCGAAAATACAGAAGACTAATGGCCACAACTATGTTGTCCTTAGAGAGGATAAGAAATGA
- the LOC123180880 gene encoding transcription initiation factor IIF subunit alpha isoform X1 (The sequence of the model RefSeq protein was modified relative to this genomic sequence to represent the inferred CDS: added 68 bases not found in genome assembly) translates to MPETDDAPVRVRVSPRVIRKMKWKWRKYYVEPNPFPFHFANHPRRDPDPDRSIIRLRHLNPPSVPRRPPLIPAAMGSVDLVLKPACEGCGSTSDLYGTGCKHTTLCSSCGKSMALSRARCLVCSAPITNLIREYNVRANASTDKAFSIGRFVTGLPPFSKKKNAENKWSLHKEGLQGRQLTDKMLEKYNRKPWILEDETGQYQFQGHMEGSQSATATYYLLMLHGKEFHAFPAGSWYNFSKVAQYKQLTLEEAEEKMNKRKTSATGYERWMMKAATNGPAAFGSDMMKLEPANDGEKESARHKKGKDNEEGNNSDKGEENEEEEAARKDRLGLSKRGMDDDEEGGKDLDFDLDDDIEKGDDWEHEETFTDDDEAVDIDPEERADLAPEIPAPPEIKQDDEENEEEGGLSKSGKELKKLLGRSSGQNESDADDDDEEDDQDDESSPVLAPKQTDQPKDEPVDNSPAKPTPSSGHARSTPPASKSKQKRKSGGDDAKASSGAASKKAKVESDTKTSSIKEETPSSSKPTPKASASSRSANVSPVTEDEIRTVLLAVAPVTTQDLVSRFKSRLRGPEDKNAFAEILKKISKIQKTNGHNYVVLREDKK, encoded by the exons gaAATGGAGGAAGTACTATGTTGAGCCGAACCCATTTCCATTTCATTTTGCGAATCACCCTCGGCGAGACCCGGACCCGGACCGGAGCATCATCCGTCTCCGGCATCTTAACCCGCCGTCCGTGCCCCGTCGCCCACCGCTCATCCCCGCCGCGATGGGGAGCGTAGACCTGGTGCTGAAGCCGGCGTGCGAGGGCTGCGGCTCCACGTCGGACCTCTACGGCACTGGGTGCAAGCACACCACGCTCTGTAGCTCCTGCGGCAAGTCCATGGCGCTTTCCCGCGCCCGATGCCTCGTCTGCTCTGCGCCCATCACGAACCTCATCCGG GAATACAATGTGCGGGCAAATGCCAGCACAGATAAGGCATTCTCTATTGGAAGATTTGTAACTGGTTTGCCGCCATTCTCAAAGAAAAAGAATGCTGAGAACAAATGGTCTCTTCATAAAGAAGGCCTGCAAGGACGGCAGCTTACTGACAAAATGCTG GAGAAATACAACAGGAAGCCATGGATTTTGGAAGATGAAACTGGTCAATATCAGTTTCAAGGTCATATGGAGGGATCACAGTCAGCAACAGCTACATACTATTTGTTAATGTTGCATGGCAAGGAATTTCACGCATTTCCTGCTGGTTCCTG GTATAACTTCAGTAAAGTTGCGCAGTACAAGCAGCTGACTCTGGAAGAGGCCGAGGAGAAGATGAATAAGAGAAAGACTAGTGCAACTGGTTATGAACGTTGGATGATGAAAGCAGCTACAAATGGGCCAGCTGCctttggttcagatatgatgaaacTTGAGCCTGCTAACGATGGGGAAAAAGAAAGTGCTCGTCATAAGAAGGGGAAAGATAATGAGGAGGGTAATAATTCTGATAAAGGTGAGGAGAATGAAGAAGAGGAAGCCGCTCGTAAAGATAGGCTCGGGCTCTCTAAAAGGGGCATGGATGACGATGAGGAAGGTGGAAAAGATCTAGATTTTGATTTGGATGATGACATTGAGAAAG GTGATGACTGGGAACATGAAGAAACATTCACCGATGATGACGAGGCTGTGGATATTGACCCAGAGGAGCGGGCAGATTTAGCTCCTGAAATTCCTGCTCCACCTGAAATTAAGCAG GATGATGAAGAGAATGAGGAAGAAGGTGGCCTGAGCAAGTCAGGAAAGGAATTAAAGAAGCTGCTTGGTCGTTCTTCTGGACAAAATGAGTcggatgccgatgatgatgatgaagaagatgat CAGGATGATGAGTCATCTCCAGTGCTTGCTCCAAAGCAGACGGATCAACCAAAAGATGAACCTGTTGATAACAGCCCAGCCAAACCTACACCTTCATCAGGACATGCTCGTAGTACACCTCCTGCATCGAAATCCAAGCAAAAGAGGAAATCAGGTGGTGATGATGCCAAAGCATCTAGCGGTGCAGCTTCAAAGAAAGCAAAGGTGGAATCT GATACAAAAACATCAAGTATCAAAGAGGAGACACCATCTTCCTCAAAACCtacaccaaaggcctctgcttcatCAAGAAGTGCCAATGTATCTCCTGTGACAGAGGATGAGATCAGGACTGTTCTTCTTGCAGTGGCTCCTGTCACTACACAAGATTTAGTCTCCAGATTTAAGTCTAGACTACGAGGTCCAGAG GACAAGAACGCCTTTGCTGAAATTCTGAAGAAAATTTCGAAAATACAGAAGACTAATGGCCACAACTATGTTGTCCTTAGAGAGGATAAGAAATGA